The following are encoded together in the Coffea arabica cultivar ET-39 chromosome 1c, Coffea Arabica ET-39 HiFi, whole genome shotgun sequence genome:
- the LOC140034937 gene encoding putative disease resistance protein RGA3, with product MADAAVSATIQVALQTVVSLAADHVNLVREFPTELERLNKSAEMIRGFLAGTDEEMHSHDPKLVGVQKWLKQLEEEVFKADNVLVELNYENLRRKVKYQNQLTKKKVFFCFSFFNKIGFRWRLGSMIREINTNLERIHRDAEGLGLAYKRPVEEAFATIAAGSTTSRQTDSKIVRSDILGRDEDESKIVKKLLTESESVISVISITGPPGLGKTTLAKAVFNNPQFNVNGKHFDKKIWVCVAKPVNILELFKMILESSTGKKAEVDNRQVIVDGIETELKEKRYLLVLDDLWNHQQRLLDDFFTTLKAFEAKKGSWCLVTTRLQEVATTLSGLPQINFTRHELGKLCNDDCWSIINKWVNVGEEVPEDIRKQVLRRCDGLPLAATLIGGLLSKKRKEDWLSILEESLLNGDQGGIEQILKVSFDHLSPAPVKKCFAYCSIFYQDTELEQDRLVELWMAEGFLQPDSQNERMMEKIGCEYFRILLQTSLLEEVKDEWGTWYKMHDLVHDFAKSILNRNGSNQDRYLAVYSSERETINEKSSASLRTLFLKGGIADDMLSKFKYLHVLKLFGVDAKELPTSIGKLIHLHLLDISSSMITTLPESLCKLYCLQTLRIYMLEEGFPKEMSNLISMRHLHYHDYFTEHKIQMPSKIGRWTCLQTLEFFNIGHQEEGRGIQELGTLHDLKGSLEIRNLELVNGKDDAELANLSKKPNMDRLVFEWGNRDRESDNCDENVLEGLQPHPNLTELQILKFMGDQFPQWFMNLTLTSLVELRVEDCTRCRKLPALGQLPFLKCLYLTRLENIRSIGLSFYSTSAEEDGGSGGSSTISRQTFFPALKKLSLKSMKNLEEWKDAPKMMSTAGEVHVMDVFPVLEKLSISDCPQLTAIPTPSHFPSLDVLKIKKNCHVLLAERVLSTIANLSSLELRDGSRQCIESLKLVRQPESSLHIIGCDSLPTDMLERLCLFPTLQHVKLMFAKNITTLRGMSCTACLKRLEVHHCDNLRELPEDLYQFQALEHLEIEGCPRIDSFGYPNPKNSFGQKSLLKSLERFSVRGCHALTRLPAEMFESCTSLRKLKLFDCPSLVSFPFDLRRTPSLESFSLQWCPNWIAEMPSGFGYLTSLRKVEIGPFSDYLVIEFDWAGLASSSTLQSVTLRGMRDTKSLPHQLQCLSTITSLYLIDFGAIEALPDWLGNLASLDELTLWDCQKLEYLPSVDAMERLKLRRLEIRFCPLLERRCTPESGSEWPKISNIPKRDIIVLIPDSGNLFWRRVS from the coding sequence ATGGCTGATGCTGCTGTTAGTGCTACTATTCAGGTTGCATTGCAGACGGTTGTTTCCCTTGCCGCTGATCATGTTAATCTGGTTCGTGAATTCCCAACGGAGCTGGAGAGACTCAACAAATCTGCTGAAATGATCCGAGGCTTCTTGGCCGGTACTGATGAGGAAATGCATAGCCATGATCCGAAGCTTGTTGGGGTGCAAAAGTGGCTCAAGCAGCTGGAAGAAGAGGTTTTCAAAGCTGACAATGTGCTGGTCGAGCTCAACTATGAAAATCTTCGTCGGAAGGTGAAGTATCAAAATCAACTCACGAAAAAGAAGGTATTCTTCTGCTTTTCATTCTTTAATAAAATTGGTTTTCGTTGGAGGTTGGGTTCAATGATCAGGGAGATCAACACGAACCTTGAAAGGATCCATCGGGATGCAGAAGGTTTGGGACTGGCCTACAAGCGCCCAGTTGAAGAAGCATTCGCTACTATTGCTGCTGGATCCACAACAAGCCGACAGACCGACTCTAAGATTGTTCGAAGTGATATCCTAGGAAGAGACGAGGATGAATCAAAAATAGTTAAGAAGTTGTTGACCGAATCTGAAAGTGTTATTTCAGTTATTTCCATAACCGGCCCGCCAGGATTAGGAAAAACAACTCTAGCTAAAGCCGTTTTCAACAATCCACAGTTTAACGTTAATGGGAagcattttgacaaaaaaatttggGTTTGTGTGGCTAAACCGGTTAACATCTTGGAGCTCTTCAAAATGATTCTAGAATCGTCTACAGGAAAAAAGGCTGAAGTGGATAATAGGCAAGTAATAGTTGACGGAATTGAAACTGAACTTAAGGAGAAAAGATATTTGCTTGTTCTTGACGATTTGTGGAATCATCAACAACGATTGTTGGATGACTTTTTCACCACATTGAAGGCATTCGAAGCGAAGAAAGGGAGCTGGTGTCTTGTTACCACTCGTCTGCAAGAAGTGGCAACTACTCTGTCCGGACTTCCGCAGATCAATTTTACTCGCCATGAGCTAGGAAAGCTATGCAATGATGATTGCTGGTCTATCATTAATAAATGGGTAAATGTAGGGGAAGAAGTACCAGAAGACATAAGGAAGCAAGTTTTAAGAAGATGTGATGGTCTACCTCTGGCAGCAACGTTAATTGGAGGTTTGTTatctaaaaagagaaaagaggatTGGCTATCTATTTTGGAGGAGAGCCTCTTGAATGGAGATCAGGGTGGGATCGAGCAAATACTTAAGGTGAGTTTTGATCATCTGTCACCTGCACCGGTTAAGAAATGCTTTGCATATTGCTCAATTTTTTATCAAGATACTGAATTGGAACAAGATCGACTAGTTGAGCTTTGGATGGCTGAAGGCTTTCTTCAACCGGATTCCCAAAATGAAAGAATGATGGAGAAAATAGGATGTGAGTATTTCAGAATTTTGCTGCAAACTTCCTTATTGGAAGAAGTAAAAGATGAGTGGGGaacatggtataaaatgcatgaccTTGTGCATGATTTTgcaaaatcaattttgaatcgTAACGGCAGCAATCAGGACCGTTACCTTGCAGTATACTCATCCGAAAGAGAAACCATCAATGAAAAATCATCAGCATCACTTCGCACATTATTTCTGAAGGGTGGCATAGCTGATGATATGTTATCAAAGTTCAAATACTTGCATGTCCTAAAATTGTTCGGAGTAGATGCCAAAGAGTTGCCGACCTCCATTGGCAAACTAATCCATTTACACTTACTTGACATTTCATCTTCTATGATTACAACTTTGCCAGAATCTCTTTGCAAACTTTACTGTTTGCAAACACTGAGAATTTACATGCTTGAAGAAGGTTTTCCAAAGGAGATGAGCAATTTGATTAGCATGAGACATCTTCACTATCATGATTACTTTACAGAACACAAAATCCAAATGCCATCCAAGATTGGACGATGGACTTGTCTTCAAACGTTAGAGTTCTTTAACATAGGTCATCAAGAGGAAGGTCGTGGTATCCAAGAGCTTGGAACCTTGCACGATCTTAAAGGCTCCTTGGAGATCAGAAATCTTGAATTAGTAAATGGCAAAGATGATGCTGAACTAGCGAACCTATCTAAAAAGCCAAATATGGATCGGTTGGTATTTGAGTGGGGCAATAGGGATCGAGAAAGTGATAATTGTGATGAAAATGTGTTGGAAGGCCTCCAACCTCACCCAAATTTAACAGAGTTACAAATTTTGAAGTTCATGGGTGATCAGTTCCCACAATGGTTCATGAATTTGACATTGACATCACTGGTGGAGTTGCGGGTGGAGGATTGCACAAGATGCAGAAAACTCCCTGCACTTGGACAGCTGCCATTCCTCAAGTGCCTCTATCTGACTAGATTGGAAAACATAAGAAGCATTGGGCTTTCATTCTACAGTACAAGTGCTGAGGAGGACGGCGGATCAGGAGGTTCAAGCACTATTAGCAGACAAACATTCTTTCCAGCTCTTAAAAAACTCTCTCTTAAAAGCATGAAAAATTTGGAAGAGTGGAAGGACGCACCCAAAATGATGTCAACCGCAGGTGAAGTACATGTGATGGATGTGTTTCCCGTGCTTGAAAAGTTGTCTATTAGTGATTGCCCCCAACTGACCGCTATTCCAACTCCAAGTCATTTCCCAAGTCTTGAtgtattgaaaattaaaaaaaattgccaTGTTTTGCTGGCAGAAAGGGTTTTGAGCACTATAGCCAATCTCTCGTCCCTTGAATTAAGGGATGGTAGTCGTCAATGCATCGAGTCTCTAAAATTAGTGAGACAACCAGAGAGCAGCTTGCATATTATTGGCTGTGACAGTCTACCCACTGACATGCTTGAGCGACTCTGCCTTTTTCCAACTCTTCAGCATGTAAAATTGATGTTTGCCAAAAATATAACAACATTAAGAGGAATGAGTTGCACCGCTTGTCTTAAGAGATTGGAAGTCCATCATTGTGACAATTTGCGGGAGTTGCCAGAAGATCTTTATCAATTTCAAGCTTTAGAGCACTTGGAGATAGAGGGTTGCCCGAGAATTGATTCATTTGGATATCCAAATCCTAAAAATTCATTTGGACAGAAAAGCCTCCTTAAGTCTCTTGAGCGATTTTCTGTCAGGGGGTGCCATGCATTGACAAGATTACCAGCGGAGATGTTCGAGTCGTGTACGTCTCTCCGAAAGCTGAAATTGTTCGATTGCCCCAGTCTGGTCTCCTTTCCCTTTGATTTGCGACGAACCCCTTCTCTCGAGAGCTTCTCGTTACAGTGGTGTCCCAACTGGATTGCCGAGATGCCCAGTGGATTTGGCTATCTTACCAGCTTAAGGAAAGTGGAGATTGGTCCCTTCTCAGATTACTTAGTAATCGAATTTGATTGGGCTGGATTAGCATCTTCATCGACACTCCAGAGCGTGACTTTACGTGGAATGCGTGACACGAAATCTCTGCCACATCAGCTTCAATGCTTGAGTACCATCACATCACTATATCTAATTGACTTCGGAGCAATCGAAGCCTTACCAGATTGGCTTGGGAACCTTGCGTCTCTTGATGAGCTAACCCTGTGGGATTGCCAAAAGCTTGAATATTTACCCTCCGTAGATGCCATGGAACGCCTCAAATTAAGACGTCTGGAAATTCGTTTTTGTCCTCTATTAGAACGAAGATGCACTCCTGAAAGCGGCTCCGAGTGGCCCAAGATCTCTAATATTCCAAAGCGTGATATTATTGTTCTTATTCCAGACAGTGGCAATCTATTTTGGAGGAGAGTCTCTTGA